A region of Ochotona princeps isolate mOchPri1 chromosome 2, mOchPri1.hap1, whole genome shotgun sequence DNA encodes the following proteins:
- the ID3 gene encoding DNA-binding protein inhibitor ID-3, with product MKALSPVRGCYEAVCCLSERSLAIARGRGKGPAAEEPLSLLDDMNHCYSRLRELVPGVPRGTQLSQVEILQRVIDYILDLQVVLAEPAPGPPDGPHLPIQTAELTPELVISNDKRTFCH from the exons ATGAAGGCGCTGAGCCCGGTGCGCGGCTGCTACGAGGCAGTGTGCTGCCTGTCGGAACGCAGCCTGGCCATCGCGCGGGGCCGTGGCAAAGGCCCAGCAGCCGAGGAGCCGCTGAGCCTGCTGGACGACATGAACCACTGCTACTCGCGCCTAAGGGAGCTGGTGCCGGGCGTCCCGCGAGGCACTCAGCTTAGCCAGGTGGAAATCCTGCAGCGCGTCATCGACTACATCCTCGACCTGCAGGTGGTCCTGGCCGAGCCGGCCCCTGGACCCCCGGACGGCCCGCACCTCCCCATCCAG ACAGCTGAGCTGACTCCTGAACTAGTGATCTCCAACGACAAGAGGACCTTTTGCCACTGA